Proteins encoded in a region of the Paenibacillus wynnii genome:
- a CDS encoding nucleotidyltransferase family protein, translating to MGQQQGVSLFLYEEKYLESLLAFQLPAEQAEFTGLPSDTLESAMHDINKYAVVIVHGDMAVGFFILHTGEGIADFYGPYSHAMLLRAFLINYASQGKGYAKAAILQLPEFMRSHFPAVHEVVLAVNEKNTAADRLYSRAGFCDNGLRRMGKKSVQKILQYSLLGNQTAMASQDGELQLRLIHTLSQSPILNALFTAAQSLEPLPYYIGAGCLVQTVWNELTGRPLNYGISDIDIIYFNDNDLSYAAENKVVERAKTLFSHLPFPVDIKNQARVHLWYQDKFGIELRPYSSLEDAINSWPTTATCLGARLNSDHRWQIYAPYGLEDLFGLIVRPNKALIDEGIYYSKTHKWSRKWPELHIASW from the coding sequence GTGGGGCAGCAGCAAGGGGTTTCGTTATTTCTGTATGAAGAGAAATATTTAGAAAGTTTGCTGGCCTTTCAGCTTCCCGCAGAGCAGGCTGAATTTACAGGATTACCTTCAGATACATTGGAATCCGCTATGCATGACATTAACAAGTATGCAGTTGTTATTGTGCACGGTGACATGGCGGTAGGTTTCTTTATCCTTCATACCGGAGAAGGCATAGCTGATTTTTACGGTCCTTACTCCCATGCCATGCTTCTCCGTGCGTTCTTAATTAATTATGCCAGCCAGGGAAAAGGATATGCCAAGGCAGCAATTCTCCAACTTCCTGAATTTATGCGGTCGCATTTTCCAGCGGTTCATGAGGTGGTATTAGCCGTGAATGAGAAGAATACTGCAGCTGACAGACTCTACTCCCGTGCTGGGTTTTGTGATAACGGGTTACGCCGAATGGGGAAAAAGAGTGTACAAAAGATACTTCAATATTCTTTGCTTGGGAACCAAACTGCTATGGCATCTCAAGATGGTGAGTTACAGCTAAGACTGATTCATACGTTGTCTCAGAGTCCGATACTGAACGCTTTATTCACTGCCGCGCAATCACTGGAGCCGCTTCCCTATTACATTGGGGCAGGCTGTCTCGTACAGACGGTATGGAACGAGCTTACGGGTCGTCCTTTGAATTATGGAATATCCGACATCGATATTATTTATTTCAATGACAATGATTTGAGTTACGCTGCAGAGAATAAAGTAGTTGAACGGGCAAAAACCCTTTTTTCGCATCTTCCTTTCCCCGTAGATATCAAGAATCAGGCTCGTGTTCATCTATGGTATCAAGACAAATTCGGGATTGAGCTTCGGCCATATTCTTCGTTAGAGGATGCCATTAACTCATGGCCTACTACAGCAACCTGTCTCGGAGCAAGACTGAATTCAGATCATCGTTGGCAGATTTACGCACCTTATGGTCTGGAAGATTTATTCGGGCTGATTGTCAGGCCAAATAAGGCGCTAATTGACGAGGGCATCTATTACAGCAAAACTCATAAATGGAGTAGGAAGTGGCCGGAGCTGCACATTGCTTCCTGGTAA
- a CDS encoding B12-binding domain-containing radical SAM protein: MRIILATLNAKYIHTSLAIRLLKAYSEHEFSDILLAEYTIKDPLMNIVSDLFQKQPDVIGFSCYIWNIEETVKLVGILKQVMPEVKIVLGGPEVSYEPLYWMEREVGIDFVVNGDGEETFHHLLQELRDDGKFHFVYGAAYRKGEELIVNPPRPKTDLNTLPTPHRFADDLPDLSKRIVYFETSRGCPFNCQFCLSSIEVGVRYYDIERVKSDLLYLIENGAKVIKFLDRTFNINRSYAMEMFQFLIDNHQGCVFQFEITADIMRPEVLDFLSENAPPGVFRFEIGVQSTNDETNELVKRRQNFTKLSRTVMKIKASGNIDQHLDLIAGLPMEDYSTFRKTFNDVFVMEPEELQLGFLKMLRGTGLRAQAAKYDYTYMEHAPYEILSSHVMPFSDIIRLKRLEDVLEKYWNSHRLDHTVKYLIRHVFVSPFDFFQEFGDYWEQRGWQKIGHQLEDLFIRLQSFLVDRTTESMDVITGLMKLDYFLGHKYKPRKVWWDFTLNKSEYASYMKDIASNPGRISSRLAEAGLNERDLHKHTVLEVLPFQLSKVLDSISGLRADAPHVDVLASGEQESVGALNSLDTSSLSTGNASDGNIASSAVTTDTVTTAVSEAPPADGGSTLLIVMYQQDESQRAHYYTLPV, translated from the coding sequence ATGAGAATCATCCTGGCTACATTAAACGCCAAATATATCCACACCTCGCTGGCGATTCGCCTGCTAAAAGCTTACAGCGAGCATGAATTTAGCGATATTCTTTTGGCAGAGTACACTATCAAAGATCCCTTGATGAATATCGTGTCTGATTTGTTCCAGAAACAGCCGGATGTAATCGGTTTTTCCTGTTATATATGGAATATCGAGGAGACGGTCAAGCTGGTCGGCATCCTTAAGCAGGTTATGCCCGAAGTTAAGATTGTTCTGGGCGGGCCTGAAGTTTCCTATGAACCGCTATATTGGATGGAACGGGAAGTGGGTATTGATTTTGTGGTAAACGGAGATGGAGAAGAGACTTTCCATCATCTGCTGCAGGAACTACGGGACGACGGTAAATTTCACTTTGTATATGGAGCCGCATACCGAAAGGGAGAGGAACTGATTGTCAACCCGCCGCGGCCCAAGACAGACCTTAACACTCTGCCTACACCGCATCGCTTTGCTGACGATCTGCCTGATCTCAGTAAACGTATTGTTTATTTTGAGACCAGCCGGGGTTGTCCGTTCAACTGTCAGTTCTGTTTATCCAGTATTGAGGTCGGCGTACGCTATTATGATATTGAGCGGGTGAAATCCGATCTACTGTACTTGATTGAAAATGGTGCCAAAGTCATTAAATTTCTGGACCGTACCTTCAATATTAACCGCAGCTATGCGATGGAAATGTTCCAATTTCTAATTGATAACCATCAGGGCTGCGTATTTCAATTTGAAATTACAGCAGATATTATGAGGCCAGAGGTATTGGACTTCCTGTCTGAGAATGCCCCACCCGGGGTGTTCAGATTCGAAATTGGTGTGCAATCCACCAATGATGAGACGAATGAGCTGGTCAAACGCCGGCAGAACTTCACCAAGCTGTCCCGGACAGTCATGAAGATTAAGGCGAGCGGCAATATTGATCAGCATCTAGATTTGATTGCCGGACTGCCAATGGAAGATTACAGCACCTTCCGTAAAACGTTCAATGATGTATTTGTCATGGAGCCGGAAGAATTACAGTTGGGATTCCTCAAAATGCTTCGCGGCACCGGGCTTCGTGCTCAGGCGGCAAAGTATGATTATACGTATATGGAGCACGCGCCTTACGAAATTCTTAGCAGTCATGTGATGCCGTTCTCGGATATTATCCGCTTGAAAAGACTGGAGGATGTGCTGGAGAAATACTGGAACAGCCACCGGTTGGATCATACGGTTAAGTATTTAATCCGACATGTCTTTGTATCACCGTTTGACTTCTTCCAAGAGTTCGGTGATTACTGGGAGCAACGCGGCTGGCAGAAGATTGGACATCAATTGGAGGATCTTTTCATCCGCTTGCAGTCCTTTCTGGTGGATCGCACTACGGAATCGATGGATGTGATCACAGGGCTAATGAAGCTGGATTATTTCCTTGGACACAAGTACAAGCCGCGAAAAGTATGGTGGGACTTCACTCTTAACAAGTCGGAGTACGCTTCCTATATGAAGGACATTGCCAGTAATCCGGGCCGTATATCCAGTCGATTGGCTGAAGCTGGACTTAATGAACGGGATCTCCATAAGCATACCGTACTTGAAGTGCTGCCCTTCCAGTTATCCAAGGTATTGGACTCTATCAGCGGCTTGCGCGCCGATGCCCCGCATGTAGATGTGCTTGCATCTGGAGAGCAGGAGAGTGTTGGCGCACTAAATAGCTTAGACACTAGTTCCTTGAGTACAGGCAACGCATCGGATGGAAATATAGCAAGTTCAGCTGTGACGACTGACACTGTAACTACCGCTGTTTCTGAAGCACCACCCGCAGATGGAGGGAGTACCTTGCTCATCGTGATGTATCAGCAGGATGAGAGCCAGCGGGCCCATTATTATACACTGCCGGTGTAG
- the recQ gene encoding DNA helicase RecQ — protein MKIQAPTIEQAQAELQKYYGYPDFREGQKKIVENLLEGRDTLGIMPTGGGKSICYQVPALLLPGLTLVISPLISLMKDQVDALTTAGIPAAFINSTLSGKVVNERIRAAHRGDLKLLYVAPERLELDWFRLEMAGLSISCVAVDEAHCVSQWGHDFRTSYLSVSPFVEQLPVRPILAAFTATATPEVMEDMVRLLRLRDPGVFMTGLGRDNLAMSVLRGENKREFVLDYTATHSHQPGIVYAATRKEVDDLYQRLQNTGIAAGRYHAGMSDQERADSQEGFLYDDIRVMVATNAFGMGIDKSNVRYVIHYNMPKNMEAYVQEAGRAGRDGEPSQCILLFSAQDIMTQKFLIEQNPQDADRKHNEYRKLQQMIDYCYTTRCLRSAHLDYFGEEHMDKPCTICSSCTDERELIDMTLDAQKIFSCIHRMRERFGVALVSSVLKGSRNQKVVQYGFETLPTHGAMSGRTEKEITESINVLISEGYLALSEGQYPVVRLQLPAAEVLRGQRQVLQRVARPSRTSGGTTRERSRGSRDLSPSAVNETVFEQLRLIRRELAGREHVPSYIIFNDATLREMSVVCPQTEAEMLRVKGVGEVKYRKYGKAFLDFFQNEM, from the coding sequence ATGAAGATTCAAGCACCTACAATAGAACAAGCGCAGGCTGAGCTGCAGAAATATTATGGCTATCCCGACTTTCGGGAAGGTCAGAAAAAGATTGTCGAGAATTTGCTAGAGGGCCGCGATACGCTGGGTATTATGCCCACGGGGGGCGGAAAGTCCATATGCTATCAAGTTCCCGCGCTATTGCTGCCGGGTTTGACGCTGGTCATATCACCGCTGATTTCTCTCATGAAGGATCAGGTGGACGCACTTACAACAGCAGGAATTCCTGCTGCTTTCATTAACAGTACGCTCAGCGGTAAAGTAGTGAATGAGCGGATTCGAGCGGCCCATCGAGGTGATCTGAAGCTGCTGTATGTTGCACCCGAGCGGCTGGAACTGGATTGGTTTCGCCTGGAGATGGCTGGATTGTCTATTTCATGCGTAGCCGTGGATGAAGCCCATTGCGTCTCCCAGTGGGGTCATGACTTCCGTACCAGTTATCTGTCCGTGTCTCCGTTCGTAGAACAATTACCGGTCCGTCCAATTTTGGCGGCGTTTACTGCAACAGCTACTCCAGAGGTTATGGAGGATATGGTTCGGCTGCTGCGTTTACGTGATCCAGGGGTCTTCATGACCGGACTTGGCCGGGATAATCTGGCGATGTCGGTCTTGCGTGGTGAGAACAAACGTGAGTTCGTTCTGGATTACACAGCAACTCATTCGCACCAACCCGGAATTGTATATGCGGCTACTCGTAAAGAAGTAGATGATTTGTACCAAAGGCTGCAGAATACAGGGATTGCGGCGGGGCGTTATCATGCGGGCATGAGTGATCAGGAGCGGGCGGACAGTCAAGAGGGCTTCTTGTATGATGATATCCGTGTTATGGTGGCGACCAATGCCTTCGGTATGGGAATTGATAAATCTAATGTTCGTTACGTCATTCACTATAATATGCCAAAGAACATGGAGGCTTATGTTCAGGAAGCGGGCCGGGCCGGTCGGGACGGAGAGCCGAGTCAATGTATTCTGCTGTTCAGTGCCCAGGATATTATGACTCAAAAATTCTTGATTGAGCAGAATCCACAGGACGCGGACCGTAAGCACAATGAATACCGTAAGCTCCAGCAAATGATTGATTATTGCTATACTACCCGCTGTTTGCGCAGTGCGCATTTGGATTACTTTGGGGAAGAACATATGGACAAGCCCTGCACCATTTGCAGTTCTTGTACAGATGAGCGTGAATTGATTGATATGACCCTTGATGCGCAAAAAATATTCTCCTGTATCCACCGCATGAGGGAGCGGTTCGGTGTAGCCCTAGTGTCATCCGTGTTGAAGGGTTCTAGAAATCAGAAGGTTGTACAGTATGGCTTCGAGACACTGCCGACTCATGGTGCAATGTCCGGAAGAACCGAAAAGGAAATTACCGAGAGTATAAACGTCCTGATTTCGGAAGGATACTTAGCGTTGTCTGAAGGACAATATCCGGTCGTAAGATTACAGCTTCCTGCTGCTGAGGTGCTGCGTGGCCAGCGTCAGGTACTGCAGCGTGTGGCCCGTCCTTCGCGTACTAGTGGTGGAACCACCCGTGAGCGTAGCCGCGGATCTCGAGATCTATCTCCGTCAGCCGTCAATGAGACGGTATTCGAGCAGCTTCGCCTAATTCGGCGCGAGCTTGCAGGCCGCGAGCATGTGCCGTCCTATATTATTTTTAATGATGCAACCCTGCGTGAGATGAGTGTGGTTTGCCCGCAGACCGAAGCGGAAATGCTGAGAGTAAAGGGCGTTGGGGAAGTGAAATACCGGAAGTACGGCAAGGCATTCCTGGATTTTTTTCAAAATGAAATGTAA
- a CDS encoding spore germination protein produces the protein MPEWKEKYNSYLKKADHPPSSHFTDNRSLSNKLQNNLDTLFRTLGDNGDLVIRDFTLFGLHRAALVFFSTLVNLETIQEHILKPLMAKPADPSDIPDKIEEMNSFIWSKVVHVTKGKVTGTFASLSSDIVKGQLILLIDGLNQALTFDMRKIDQRGVEPPMTEQVIRGSREGYVEKLENNLSLLRYRLQTPDFKIEISPIGTRTKSRVAVCYIEGIADENLVAEAMRRISIIDTDNIIDSGYIEQFIEDQPLSPFPQVQSTERPDKTVSSLLEGRVAILVDGSPFSLLVPALFNQFLQTMDDYTERFMIGSILRVIRLIALLFSLVFPALYVSIISFNPELLPTEFAVAISGSRAGVPFPAVLEVLIMEVSMEILREATIRLPQMIGGALSIVGVLVIGQAAVEAGLASPITVVIIALTTIGSFASPSYNAAIALRMLRFPIIISAGLLGLFGVMIGMIFIINHLLFLESFGVPYMSPYIPGKWRDMKDTLVRAPLWWMHKRPNFLHTKDTNRTPESVHTSYIDQIFQQEGEFNE, from the coding sequence ATGCCGGAATGGAAAGAAAAGTATAACTCCTATTTGAAAAAGGCAGACCACCCTCCTTCATCGCATTTCACTGACAATCGCAGCTTGAGTAACAAACTCCAGAACAATTTGGATACGCTTTTCAGAACTCTTGGAGATAATGGTGATTTGGTCATACGAGACTTCACACTCTTTGGGCTACACAGAGCCGCATTGGTATTCTTTTCAACTTTAGTTAACCTAGAGACGATTCAAGAGCATATTCTCAAGCCTTTAATGGCTAAACCGGCGGATCCTTCAGATATTCCTGATAAAATTGAGGAGATGAATTCTTTTATCTGGTCGAAGGTAGTCCATGTCACTAAAGGAAAAGTAACCGGTACATTCGCTTCTTTGTCCTCCGATATAGTTAAAGGTCAGCTGATCCTACTTATAGATGGGTTGAATCAAGCCTTAACTTTTGATATGCGCAAGATCGATCAACGTGGCGTGGAGCCGCCAATGACGGAACAGGTGATACGGGGATCACGGGAAGGGTATGTAGAAAAGCTGGAGAATAACCTTTCTCTGCTACGATACCGGCTCCAGACACCCGATTTCAAAATTGAAATCAGCCCTATTGGAACCCGTACGAAGTCCCGAGTCGCAGTATGCTATATCGAGGGTATTGCTGATGAAAACCTAGTTGCTGAAGCTATGCGAAGAATATCGATTATCGATACCGACAACATCATTGACTCAGGGTATATAGAGCAGTTCATTGAAGATCAGCCGCTGTCTCCCTTCCCGCAAGTACAAAGTACGGAACGTCCGGACAAGACGGTCTCCTCTTTACTGGAAGGACGCGTTGCCATACTTGTTGACGGCTCACCTTTCTCATTGCTGGTACCTGCCTTGTTTAATCAGTTCCTCCAGACCATGGATGATTATACAGAGCGCTTCATGATAGGCTCAATACTCCGCGTTATCCGTTTAATTGCCCTATTATTCTCATTGGTCTTCCCTGCTCTGTATGTGTCCATCATTTCCTTCAATCCTGAATTGCTGCCCACTGAATTTGCCGTAGCAATTTCCGGTTCAAGAGCGGGCGTTCCGTTTCCGGCTGTTCTTGAGGTACTTATTATGGAAGTGTCTATGGAAATACTGCGAGAAGCTACGATCCGCCTGCCCCAAATGATCGGTGGAGCACTCTCGATTGTGGGTGTTCTTGTCATTGGACAAGCTGCAGTAGAAGCCGGATTAGCCAGCCCCATCACTGTTGTTATCATTGCACTCACCACAATCGGGTCATTTGCAAGTCCATCCTATAACGCTGCCATTGCACTGCGGATGCTAAGATTTCCAATCATTATATCGGCCGGTTTATTGGGTTTATTCGGTGTCATGATCGGAATGATCTTTATAATCAACCACCTGCTATTTCTTGAATCTTTTGGTGTCCCTTACATGTCGCCTTATATCCCCGGTAAATGGCGTGATATGAAGGATACACTTGTACGGGCACCGTTATGGTGGATGCATAAACGCCCGAATTTTCTGCATACCAAGGATACGAACAGGACTCCTGAGTCCGTCCATACAAGCTATATCGACCAGATTTTTCAGCAGGAAGGAGAATTCAATGAATAA
- a CDS encoding GerAB/ArcD/ProY family transporter has product MNNLRQITTIRAAAVISSTILGVLTLSFPRFMAEAAGSGAPLVMFVGICIALINYWIVAKLCQRFPNETFFFFSSRLVGRPVSTLFSVMLLLFFSFFTAITSRQFGEVTSMVLFESTPIEAIVIIMLVLTMLSTRRNIVKFSYVHFFYLPFTIGSIFAFVYITKGEVDLLNLQPILTTPSLPFWKGTITASTMFQGSFIITLLVPFMKNPKKALRAGSAAIVLIGAIYILILVATVGTFGAEETKLLLLPTLEIARTAAVGQGVFERLDALFLIIWVISVYTTIYSSYYLASYFLQNLFSFLDNRLTSTMLLPYIFGVAMIPDDTFQVFYTSNLINIAGIFLLTGYPLLLWLVSLIRRCKGEAAS; this is encoded by the coding sequence ATGAATAACTTGCGTCAGATCACCACAATCCGCGCGGCGGCAGTAATAAGTAGCACTATCCTTGGTGTATTAACATTAAGCTTTCCACGGTTCATGGCAGAAGCCGCAGGAAGCGGTGCTCCATTAGTAATGTTCGTCGGGATCTGCATAGCATTAATAAATTACTGGATTGTAGCTAAACTATGTCAGAGGTTCCCCAATGAAACGTTTTTCTTTTTCAGTTCTAGATTGGTCGGACGTCCTGTGTCTACATTATTTTCAGTTATGCTCCTGCTTTTTTTTAGTTTTTTCACGGCTATTACCTCTCGCCAATTCGGAGAAGTAACTTCTATGGTTTTGTTTGAGAGTACTCCTATTGAAGCCATTGTCATTATTATGCTTGTGCTTACAATGCTCTCCACAAGACGGAATATCGTTAAATTCTCATATGTTCACTTCTTTTATCTGCCTTTTACTATAGGGTCCATCTTTGCATTCGTTTATATTACGAAGGGTGAAGTTGACCTGCTTAATTTACAGCCGATACTAACTACACCTTCGCTCCCCTTTTGGAAAGGAACTATAACGGCCAGCACCATGTTCCAGGGTTCATTTATCATTACACTACTAGTCCCCTTTATGAAAAATCCAAAAAAGGCTCTACGGGCGGGCTCAGCAGCTATTGTACTGATTGGGGCCATCTATATTCTGATATTAGTAGCCACTGTCGGTACCTTCGGCGCCGAAGAGACCAAGTTGTTGTTGCTCCCAACTTTGGAAATTGCCCGTACGGCAGCCGTAGGTCAAGGTGTGTTTGAACGTCTGGATGCTCTCTTCCTCATCATCTGGGTAATCTCTGTTTACACTACGATTTACAGCTCCTATTATCTAGCCTCCTATTTCTTGCAAAACCTATTTTCCTTCCTGGATAACCGACTGACCTCAACTATGCTGCTGCCTTATATATTCGGAGTGGCAATGATTCCGGATGATACCTTTCAAGTGTTCTATACTTCTAATCTTATCAATATTGCGGGCATCTTCCTCTTAACAGGATATCCGCTGCTTTTATGGCTTGTATCCTTGATCAGACGATGCAAAGGGGAGGCGGCTTCTTGA
- a CDS encoding Ger(x)C family spore germination protein: MNTIVRKIISLIFIVCTLSLMLTGCWDQVEIDDRALVLGLAIDEAPPGSPVKDDESTHSETNSLPKLIKVTAQIAIPGRVPLGPSTGGSSNENPVWVVTVVGHSLDDAMNNLQQQVADPRYLTHLRVIIISKAIARGSINDLNDYLRRNPEVRRRTWLLVSEGNASKFMDVKPPLQRVPTLYILAMMDKAVDIGKLPPDYIGTFWSASSKWGQSGYLPYIALREKENILIKGLAYFSGDKMAGTTKPLEIGVFEAVQGMNPGGYSELFQVPDLGFVITKINERHSRNKSFITKGMPHLKYRISLEGTLDEHFYSENLINSSASLHTIELTFNKKAKELILKTIHQTQKDHSDIFGMGEIIRAHHPSFWKDHIHSKKNWEEMYADIAVDVEVNMEIRTLGLKAR, encoded by the coding sequence TTGAATACTATTGTCCGTAAAATAATAAGCTTGATCTTTATCGTTTGTACGCTGTCCCTAATGCTGACAGGGTGTTGGGATCAGGTTGAAATTGATGACCGCGCACTTGTTCTCGGCCTTGCTATAGATGAAGCGCCGCCAGGGAGCCCGGTTAAGGATGACGAATCCACTCACTCAGAAACCAATTCCCTTCCTAAATTGATAAAGGTTACCGCCCAAATTGCCATACCGGGGCGTGTCCCGCTAGGTCCAAGCACCGGTGGAAGCAGCAATGAAAATCCAGTGTGGGTGGTTACGGTCGTGGGGCATTCATTGGACGATGCAATGAACAACTTGCAACAGCAGGTAGCCGATCCACGCTACCTTACCCATTTAAGAGTTATCATTATTAGCAAAGCTATCGCACGGGGAAGCATAAACGACTTAAATGACTATTTGAGACGGAATCCAGAGGTTCGGCGGAGAACATGGCTGCTTGTATCTGAAGGCAATGCCTCCAAATTCATGGATGTAAAACCTCCGCTTCAACGCGTACCTACACTGTATATATTAGCCATGATGGATAAGGCAGTCGATATCGGGAAGCTGCCCCCTGATTACATCGGTACGTTCTGGTCAGCCAGTTCCAAGTGGGGTCAAAGCGGCTACTTACCCTATATTGCACTTCGAGAAAAGGAAAATATTCTAATCAAAGGATTGGCCTATTTTAGCGGAGACAAAATGGCGGGTACAACCAAACCTCTGGAGATTGGAGTCTTTGAGGCTGTACAAGGGATGAATCCGGGAGGATATTCAGAGCTCTTCCAAGTACCTGATTTGGGGTTTGTTATTACCAAAATCAATGAACGTCACAGTAGGAATAAAAGCTTCATCACTAAGGGGATGCCTCATTTGAAATACCGCATTTCCCTGGAAGGTACACTAGATGAACACTTTTACAGTGAAAATCTAATTAACTCCTCAGCCAGTCTGCATACCATTGAATTGACCTTCAATAAGAAGGCTAAAGAGCTTATCTTAAAAACGATTCATCAGACCCAGAAGGATCATTCTGATATTTTTGGGATGGGTGAGATTATTAGAGCGCACCATCCTTCATTCTGGAAGGACCATATTCACAGCAAAAAAAACTGGGAAGAGATGTACGCTGATATAGCAGTGGATGTGGAGGTTAATATGGAGATTCGTACTTTGGGGCTTAAGGCACGCTAA
- a CDS encoding CLC_0170 family protein: MFHSFKYSAIAFFASAILLLIIDSKIYNVSGFLREKKASYIMGWVHVGLCLLSMIFLHFFIK; encoded by the coding sequence ATGTTCCACAGCTTTAAATATTCAGCTATCGCTTTCTTTGCATCCGCGATCCTGCTGCTTATAATTGATAGTAAAATATACAACGTCAGTGGATTTTTACGTGAGAAGAAAGCCTCATATATTATGGGTTGGGTTCATGTGGGCCTCTGTCTATTGAGCATGATCTTTCTACATTTCTTCATAAAATAA
- a CDS encoding RluA family pseudouridine synthase — MNTRRNPKETSKRASKPASTSKSQPKLNTRNTNKPNKFNDKAKAPATVKSYPVTEPAELLPFLLTHIANRGRNSIKSLLSRGQIAVNGKSVTQHNYQLHPGQTVTLDMEKTVQAEEMIGLQIVHEDEDLIVIQKDAGLLSIATSEENDLTAYRQLMDHVRLSNPKNRIFVVHRLDRDTSGIMMFAKSERIQQTLQNTWKDTVKARSYVALVEGAVKKPEGTVTSWLKETSTLKMYSSPHEGDGLHAVTHYKLIQSNRHFSLLEVQLETGRKNQIRVHMADIGHPIAGDKKYGAETKTVGRLGLHARVLSFIHPTSGELLTFESPIPKTFLKYTAPAPTN; from the coding sequence ATGAATACCAGAAGAAACCCTAAAGAAACATCCAAAAGAGCTTCTAAGCCCGCTTCCACTTCTAAATCACAGCCTAAATTGAATACAAGAAACACTAATAAACCCAACAAATTTAACGACAAAGCTAAAGCGCCAGCCACAGTTAAAAGCTACCCGGTAACAGAACCCGCTGAGCTTCTGCCTTTTTTACTCACCCATATTGCTAACCGTGGGCGTAATTCCATTAAATCGCTACTGTCCCGGGGGCAAATTGCTGTGAACGGCAAGTCCGTGACACAGCATAATTACCAACTGCATCCTGGTCAGACTGTCACTTTGGATATGGAAAAAACGGTACAAGCCGAAGAAATGATTGGCCTTCAAATTGTGCACGAAGATGAGGATCTAATTGTCATTCAAAAAGATGCTGGGCTTCTGTCTATTGCTACATCTGAAGAAAATGATTTAACCGCTTATCGTCAGCTTATGGATCATGTACGCCTCAGCAATCCCAAGAACCGGATCTTTGTTGTTCATCGGTTGGACCGGGATACATCGGGTATCATGATGTTTGCCAAAAGCGAGCGAATTCAGCAGACACTTCAAAACACATGGAAAGATACAGTAAAGGCTCGTTCCTACGTAGCCCTTGTGGAAGGCGCTGTTAAAAAACCGGAAGGCACAGTCACCTCCTGGTTGAAAGAAACCTCTACGCTTAAAATGTATTCCAGCCCGCATGAAGGGGATGGGCTTCACGCTGTAACTCATTACAAGTTAATTCAGTCCAATCGTCATTTCTCCCTGCTGGAGGTTCAACTGGAAACCGGACGCAAGAATCAGATTCGCGTGCATATGGCTGATATTGGACATCCGATTGCAGGAGATAAGAAATACGGAGCAGAGACCAAGACTGTAGGACGCCTAGGGCTGCACGCCCGCGTGCTCTCCTTTATTCATCCAACATCCGGTGAGCTGTTGACCTTTGAAAGTCCGATTCCGAAGACATTTTTGAAATATACGGCACCTGCTCCAACGAACTAA